The following are encoded in a window of Paraburkholderia sp. HP33-1 genomic DNA:
- the pgeF gene encoding peptidoglycan editing factor PgeF yields MNTNLPELGFADVVQPAWNVSPRVRALVTTRDGGVSDAPFGRWRDGADQPGGLNLGMKTGDDPAAVASNRARLLALAGVREAAWLEQIHGAGIVRAEDALAYAREHGAPARADASVTDHAGIACIVMVADCMPVLLCDEAGRAVGAAHAGWRGLAAGIVEQTAARVAALAGVQASELHAYLGPSIGPSAFEVGPDVRDAFMTGVDGAQREATSNAFVTHPENAGKYLADLPALARLRLQRLGLTRVSGGDLCTVALRERFYSYRRDRETGRMAALIWIDNQAQTIAD; encoded by the coding sequence ATGAACACGAACTTGCCGGAGCTGGGTTTTGCCGATGTCGTGCAGCCCGCGTGGAACGTGTCGCCGCGCGTGCGTGCGCTCGTCACCACGCGCGACGGCGGCGTCAGCGACGCGCCGTTCGGGCGCTGGCGCGACGGCGCTGATCAGCCTGGCGGTCTCAATCTGGGCATGAAAACCGGCGACGACCCCGCCGCCGTCGCGAGCAATCGCGCACGGCTCCTCGCGCTCGCCGGTGTTCGCGAGGCCGCCTGGCTCGAACAGATCCACGGCGCCGGTATCGTGCGCGCCGAGGACGCGCTCGCGTACGCGCGCGAGCACGGCGCGCCGGCGCGCGCCGACGCAAGCGTCACCGATCACGCGGGCATCGCGTGCATCGTGATGGTCGCTGATTGCATGCCGGTGCTGTTGTGCGATGAAGCGGGACGCGCGGTCGGCGCCGCGCATGCGGGCTGGCGCGGGCTCGCGGCGGGCATCGTCGAGCAGACCGCCGCGCGTGTCGCCGCGCTGGCGGGCGTGCAGGCGAGCGAACTGCACGCGTACCTCGGACCTTCGATCGGGCCCAGCGCATTCGAAGTCGGCCCAGACGTGCGTGACGCGTTCATGACTGGCGTCGACGGCGCGCAACGCGAGGCGACCTCGAACGCATTCGTCACGCATCCGGAGAATGCCGGCAAATATCTGGCCGATCTGCCGGCGCTCGCGCGCCTGCGCCTGCAACGGCTCGGCCTCACGCGAGTCAGCGGCGGTGATCTATGCACGGTCGCGCTGCGCGAGCGGTTTTATTCCTATCGACGCGACCGCGAAACTGGCCGCATGGCCGCATTGATCTGGATCGACAATCAGGCGCAAACCATTGCCGATTAA